From a region of the Balaenoptera ricei isolate mBalRic1 chromosome 11, mBalRic1.hap2, whole genome shotgun sequence genome:
- the LOC132374247 gene encoding basic proline-rich protein-like: MPRAEHAPAGRGRARPGLGRRGVRLEPGCLSGAGVRPRSVQSRTDPGSVRSRRWSGACPAPGSVRSRAGSVRGRPGLRALSGMARRRAAEPAERRLIRRFPSRAARSPTSRPRPRPPSPPPGERTRQAEVGGAWPQHPAPPPEPALLGPRGPPAAWRGGNPGAGPAPPAPSLPPGPEPPAGTGRDWAGRAGPRGDFSLSVSRSSETVGSGGCAPHPTRGGGSCTCAGRGARAGRTRSGDPAPVLSARFSSARRPPIHPGPGRRPKPPAPRPPRIPVAPPPGHGADAAGDRWGRGGTDDAAGPGQPATGSPQKESGPPAKKWDGPAVGKGPLGKSVPA; the protein is encoded by the coding sequence CCGGGGCCGGGGTCCGTCCGAGGTCTGTCCAGAGTCGGACAGATCCAGGATCTGTCCGGAGCCGGCGCTGGTCGGGGGCCTGCCCGGCGCCGGGGTCTGTCCGGAGTCGGGCGGGGTCTGTCCGGGGTCGGCCCGGCCTCCGCGCGCTCTCCGGGATGGCGCGGCGAAGAGCCGCGGAGCCGGCCGAGCGGCGGCTTATAAGGCGCTTCCCTTCGCGGGCGGCGCGGTCGCCGACGTCGAGGCCGCGGCCGCGTCCGCCTTCCCCGCCTCCGGGCGAGAGGACGCGCCAAGCGGAGGTGGGGGGGGCCTGGCCTCAGCACCCCGCGCCGCCTCCCGAGCCCGCGCTGCTGGGGCCGCGGGGACCCCCGGCCGCCTGGAGGGGCGGAAACCCGggcgccggccccgccccgcccgccccctccctccctccgggcCCCGAGCCGCCGGCCGGGACCGGACGAGACTGGGCAGGGAGGGCGGGCCCCCGGGGAGACTTCTCTCTTTCCGTTTCTCGATCCTCGGAAACTGTCGGGTCGGGGGGCTGCGCGCCCCACCCGACCCGCGGGGGTGGAAGCTGCACGTGTGCCGGGAGGGGGGCGAGGGCGGGGCGCACCCGCTCCGGGGACCCGGCGCCGGTGCTGTCGGCCAGGTTCTCGTCTGCGCGCCGCCCGCCCATCCACCCTGGGCCGGGCCGGAGGCCGAAGCCGCCCGCCCCGCGTCCCCCGCGCATTCCAGTCGCGCCACCGCCCGGCCACGGCGCGGACGCGGCTGGGGACAGATGGGGACGAGGCGGGACAGACGACGCGGCAGGCCCGGGCCAGCCAGCCACAGGGTCCCCCCAAAAGGAGAGTGGACCCCCTGCTAAGAAGTGGGACGGGCCGGCGGTGGGAAAGGGTCCCCTCGGAAAGAGCGTCCCCGCGTGA